A window of Corvus hawaiiensis isolate bCorHaw1 chromosome 17, bCorHaw1.pri.cur, whole genome shotgun sequence contains these coding sequences:
- the BHLHE23 gene encoding class E basic helix-loop-helix protein 23, which produces MAELKSLGSEAYLALAPGYGPSAFAYGAVRGSAEGPRGAYAGAGGADFHAGALGKSAESSGEQSGDEEDGFETGVKGGAGFEREGKLKGGALGKKPKEQRSLRLSINARERRRMHDLNDALDGLRSVIPYAHSPSVRKLSKIATLLLAKNYILMQAQALEEMRRLVAYLNQGQALSAPLPATLNPFGQSPVYPFGGAAVPGCPEKCTAFTGAASALCKHCNDKP; this is translated from the coding sequence ATGGCCGAGCTCAAGTCGCTGGGCAGCGAGGCGTACCTGGCGCTGGCTCCGGGCTACGGGCCCTCGGCTTTCGCCTACGGGGCCGTGCGCGGGAGCGCCGAGGGCCCGCGGGGCGCCTACGCGGGGGCAGGCGGGGCGGACTTCCATGCCGGGGCGCTGGGCAAGTCGGCGGAGAGCAGCGGCGAGCAGAGCGGCGACGAGGAGGACGGCTTCGAGACGGGCGTGAAGGGCGGCGCGGGCTTCGAGCGAGAGGGGAAGCTGAAGGGGGGAGCCCTGGGCAAGAAGCCCAAGGAGCAGCGCTCGCTGCGCCTCAGCATCAACgcgcgggagcggcggcggatGCACGACCTGAACGATGCGCTGGACGGGCTGCGCTCCGTCATCCCCTACGCCCACAGCCCCTCGGTGCGGAAACTCTCCAAAATCGCCACGCTGCTCCTGGCCAAAAACTACATCCTCATGCAGGCGCAGGCCCTGGAGGAGATGCGGCGGCTGGTGGCCTACCTGAACCAGGGCCAGGCGCTGAGCGCCCCGCTGCCCGCCACCCTCAACCCCTTCGGACAGTCGCCCGTGTACCCCTTCGGCGGCGCGGCCGTGCCCGGCTGCCCCGAGAAATGCACTGCCTTCACAGGAGCCGCCTCCGCCCTCTGCAAACACTGTAACGACAAGCCTTGA